From the Rhizomicrobium palustre genome, the window CATCAAGCCCGCCGGTCGGTTCGTCCATCAGCACCAGCCGCGGTTCGGCCACCAGAACGCGCGCGATTTGCAAACGCTGCTGCATGCCGCCGGAAAAGCTTTTGGGATTATCGTCGATGCGCGCGGGATCGATTTCGACGCGCGCCAGCCAATCCTGAACGCTTGCACGGATGCGTCCGTAATGGCGCTCGCCTTTGGCCATCAAGGATTCGCCGATATTGGCACCGGCAGAAACTTCCAAACGTAGTCCATCGCGTGGGTTTTGATGCACCATGCCCCATTCGGTGCGCATCAGGGCACGGCGCTTGGATTCGTCCTGAGCATAAATATCGATGGGATCTTCGCCGTGACGAAAAAGGATTCGCCCGGTATCAGGCCGGTCCAGCCCTGCGAGGCTGCGCAGCAAAGTGGTTTTGCCCGAGCCGGATTCGCCCACAATGCCCAAGACTTCGCCCGGCCATAACGAGAGCGATATATCGCGGCAGCCGCCGTACCCGCCAAAGGTTCTGGTCACCTTGGTTGCGGTTAGAAGCGCGTCGTCCATCATGTCTGCGCTCCGGCAAGGTGAATGGCCTTGGCTTTTTCCAATTGCGGCCCGGTATGGCCTTGCGCGCGGCGGCTCTCGCAATAATGGCTATCGGAACAGACAAACATTCGCTCGCCCGCGTCGTTGATGATCACCTCATCAAGATAAGAAGTATCCGAGCCGCACAGGGCGCAAGGCTGGTCCCAGCGCTGCACCTCGAAGGGATGGTCCTCGAAATCGAGGCTTTTCACTTTTGTGTATGGCGGGATGGCATAGATTCGCTTCTCCCTTCCCGCGCCAAACAACTGCAGGGCAGGCGACATATCCATTTTCGGATTATCGAATTTCGGAATTGGCGTAGGACAGGTGAGGAAGCGGTCGTTGACTATCACCGGGTGGGAATAGGTCGAGGTGACATGGCCCGAATGCGCGATGTCCTCGTAAAGCCGCACATAGATCGGACCATATTCCGCCCAGGCATGCATTTTGCGCGTTTCCTGTTCGGAGGGCACAAGCTTGCGCAAAGGCTCCGGCAGCGGCACTTGGTAGACCAAGATCTGGCCCTCTTGCAGTGGCTCTTCCGGAATGCGGTGGCGTGTCTGGATGATGCTGGCCGCGCGCGTGTCTTCGGTTTCCGCCACACCGGTTACGCGCGCGAAGAAACGGCGGATGGAAATCGCATTGGTGGTATCGTCGGCACCCTGATCGATAACTTTTAAAGTGTCTTCGGGGCCGATGATCGCGGCGGTGATCTGAATGCCGCCTGTGCCCCAGCCGCGCGCCAAGGGCATTTCCCTGCTCGCAAACGGCACTTGATAGCCGGGAACGGCAATCGCCTTTAAGAGCGCGCGCCGGATCATGCGCTTGGTGGCTTCATCAAGATAGGCGTAGTTGTAATCGGGATCGTGGCGGCTTTTCATTCCGGCTCTCCGCCCTGTTCAGCCCGCATCCGCCGCACCAACTCCAATTCGCCCTGGAAATCGACGTAATGCGGCAGTTTCAGATGTTCCAGAAAACCCGCTGCTTCCACCGCATCGCTGTGATAGAGGACAAACTCCTGCTGCTGCGCGGGGTATGCGGGCGTTTCGCCGAACTTGTCGGTCTTCAGCGCCCGGTCGACCACGGCCATGCTCATGGCCTTGCGTTCATTATGTCCGAAGACCAAGCCATAGCCGCGGGTGAATTGCGGTGGCGCGTTTTTGGAGCCGGTGAATTGGTTGATCATCTGGCATTCGGTCAGGGTGATGTCGCCAAGCTCGATTTCAAAGCCGAGCTCTTCCGGCGCAAAACAGACCGCCGCATCTCCAACCCGGATTTCCCCGGCAAAAGGATGGTTGTGGCCATAACCGCGCTGAACCGAATAGGCGAGGCCGAGGAGAAAGCCTTCGTCCCCGCGTGTCAGGCTTTGCAGCCGCGCAGCACGTTCCGCCGGAAAGCTGATGGGATCGCGGGTGATATCTTCCGGCGCCGGATCGCCATCCTCTGGTGTTTCGGATTCGATCAGATCTTCCGCACCCAGAATATCAAGCACGCGCGGCATGGTTTCGCTTAAGGGGGCCGGCGCCACGGTTGCTTCCGCCCGGTCTCCGCTGGCTGTCAGGGAAAAATCGAACAGGCGGTGGGTGTAGTCATAGGTCGAGCCCAAAACTTGTCCGCCCGGTAAATCCTTGAAGGTCGCCGAAACGCGGCGGCGGATATGCATCTTGGCGGTGTCGAGCGGCAGCGATGAGCCGAAGCGGGAAAGCGTGGTGCGGTAGGCGCGCAAGAGAAACGCCGCTTCGATCACATCGCCTTGCGCTTGCTTCAAGGCGAGGGCGGCGAGGTCGGGATCATAGAGCGCGCCTTCATTCATCACCCGCGCAATCAGCAGGCTCATCTGTTCGCGCAGTTGCACGCAGTCGAGTTCGGGCACATCCACATTGCCGCGCCGTGTCTCGCTCAGGAGCTTGTGGGTTGCGTCGATCGCCGCTTCGCCGCCTTTGACCGCCAAATACATCAGGCGATCTCCCGGATAGTGCTCGAGCGCGGCAGACCGATCATCGCATTTCCCGCCGTCAGAAACACGTCTACCCCCAGCGGGAAGCGCGCGGCATTGGCTGCCATCTCCGCCCAGAAGCCGGGACGCGGCCCCGTGGGCGTAATGTCGACGGTATCGCGGATGCCCGGACCCGATAAACGTACCCTCGTGCCATATATAAAGTCGCGGCATTCTACGATCAGGGTGGCGGAGCGGTCGGGATAGCAATCCTCGCCCGCCGCGAAATCCCTCAGCAGTGGTGCAGCCGCGCCCAAGGCAAGCACGGCGAATTGCGCGTCTTTAGCTTTGGTTGTTGTGCGCGCGCCGGTGTGGAAGGCGAGCCAGGAGGCAGCCGGATGCTCATTGCCATGCGCCAGCCACACAGGCGTCGTGTAATCGGTCAAGCAAAGAAGAATGGCGGCAGCGGCGGGCGATAAGCCTTCCGCGCTGCCCGGGGGCGCTACAGACTGTGGCAAGCCCGGACGCGCCAAAGCGTCCTGCACGCCGCGAAACACAGCCTGGGCGTCGAAAACGGGATCAGCAAAACCGCTGCGCATCATTCATCGCCTCGGATCAGGGTGAAGAAATCGACCTTGGTGGCCGCGGCCTTGCGCGAGGCCAATTCTCTGGCTTCTTTTTCTTCTTGCGCCAAAGGCGTGATGATCTTGGTGAGCAGCGCCTCTTGCCGCTCCGGGTTTTGCAGCAAAGCATCCAGCGTGGCCGCGAGTTCGGCCTTGGCGCGGTCGCGCCCGAGCGCATAGGAAAATCCCAGCCGCCCATCGACGCGCACCACGCAGCGCGTCGCCGTCACCTCACCAATATTGAAGCGGGCGCCAGTACCACCCGCGCGGCCTTCGGCCATCACCGTGCCGGTCTCTGCCGGGCGCACGATCTCGGGGGCGGGATAGTCGCTAAAATCTGCCATCAAAGTCGCCAAATGGGTTCGGCTGGCGCGGGCCAAAACTGCCATCCAGTGCTGGCGTTTGGCCGTATCTGACGACTCCATCTGGCGGAACCTCTTGGAATTGGTCTATACATATAACGGCAGGAATTAAAAGGTCTAGACATTTTGGGCGAAGGTTTCGTGAAACCGCTCTGGCGGCAGATTGCGGATGATCTGGCGCGCGATATCGAGCGCGGCGCCTATAAGCCGGAAGAGGCCTTGCCCACGGCGCAGGAATTGTCGGCCCGCTATGGTGTGCACCGCCATACGGTGCGGCAGGCCTTTCAGTTTTTGGCGAGCCAGGGCCGCGTCTCGGTGGAGCAGGGGCGGGGCACATTTGTCACCTCGCCACGCATTCCTTATCCGGTGGGACGGCATGTGTCGTTCCGCACCAACCTTGCCAAAAGCGGCATGGAAAGCCGCAACACGGTGCTGGATGCCACGGTTACGGCGGCGGAGTTTGCCCCTGCGATCGGGCTCGATAATAACGCCCGCGCCTGGTGCGTCCGCATTCTGAGCGAGGCGTCTTCCATGCCCTTGTCGCTCTCCACACATTTTCTCTCTGTGGCGCGCTTCCCCGATTTTCCCCAGGCCCTGACCAATGCGGGCGGTTCTATCAGCGCGGCATTGGCAAGCTATGGCATTGCGCAATATCAGCGCCTCTCCACACGTCTTCATGCGCGCGCGGCCACAGCCATAGAGGCAAGGCTGCTGCACATTCCAGAAGGAAGTCCGGTTCTGCATTCCTCTGGCCTTGATGCCGCGCCCGATGGTTCCCCGCTGCAAGCCGTCGACACCGCCTTCGCCGGGGATCGCATCGAGGTCGTTGTCGAACCCGACTAAAGCCGCAAAATGTTGCAGTTCGTGGTTTAGTGCCCGAATTTTGTGGGAAATCTGCAAAATCGGCTGAAAACCAACACGCCTTCGCGCAACTGTCATGCTTTTCGGCTAGGCCTTGGTGCTGTGGTCGCGGTTTCCACAGCGGCTTATAGAACGATGCAGAAGCCAAAATGATGTGCTTGCCCCATGTCGCCGCGAAAAGTTTCCAAACCGTCCGCTCCGGCCAAACGGCTTGAACAGTCAAAATCCATGGACCAGAGCAGCCGTCTGCATGAGATTTTGGAGCTGTTGGAGGAGAATTCCTCCTGCTCCATCGCCGATCTCGCCCAGCGTTTCGAAGTGTCGGAAGAAACCATCCGCCGCGATGTGCGCCAGCTCGAGAATACGGGCCGCGTGCGCAAAGTGCACGGCGGGGTGCGCCTTCCCGATAATGTTTTCGAGGCCGCCTATCATCAGCGCATCAATGAAAACGCGCAGCTTAAGCGCCAGATCGGGCTGAAGGCGGCCGAGATGGTGAGCGACGGCATGACGTTGCTGATCGATTCCGGTTCCTCGGCCTATTGGGTGGCGAAGGCGCTTAATAAGGTGCGCAATCTCACCATCATCACCAATGCCATCGAAGTGGCGCGTGAAATGACCGGGCGCAACAATGCGCGGGTCTATTTTGCCGGCGGGGAGATCTACGAGAATTACTGCTCCAGCTTCGGGCCGGAAACGCAGAATTTCATGAAACGCTTCACGCCGGAAATCGCCTTCTTTTCCATTGGTGCCATGGAAGCCAAGCGTGGCCTGCTCGATTACTTCCTGCCGGAAGCGGAGTTGAAACAGGCCATCGCGCCTTTGGCCCGCAAGATCGTGGTGCTCGTCGATTCCACCAAATTCGAACGTCACGGTCTCATCCGCACCTTCGATTTCAAGGACATTCACGTTCTCGTCACCGATGCCGATCCGGGGCCGGAATTGCGCAAGGTGATGGATGGCGTCGAGATTTTGATTGCAGGCAAGCCTGACTGAATGTCGGTGCGTGCCCTTTTTCGTGGTGTTGCGTTGCGTGAAACGGTCAAGGGGGCAGGCATGAAGTTCAGCGGGATCGTCATTTGTGCCATGGCGCTGCTGCTTGGCGGCTGTCAGGAGCAAAAGCATAAGTTGGTGGTTTATACCGCCGCGGAAGCCGATCAGTTGCCTGCCTACGAGGCTGCATTTCACAAAGCCCATCCTGAAATCGAGCTTGTCTGGGTGCGCGATTCCACGGGCGTCGTCACAGCCAAGCTTCTCGCGGAGAAGAATGCGCCGCAAGCCGATGTGGTTTTTGCCTTAGCGGCGTCTTCGCTTTTGCAGCTTGATGCGGAAAAGATGCTGCAGCCTTACACGCCGAGAGGCGAGCCTGGTCGCGATGCGCGGTTCAATGATCCGCGCACGCCGCCGCATTGGAGCGGTGAGGCGCTGTGGTCGTCCGCGATTTGTGTCAATACCGTCGAGATCGCCAAGCGGAACGTCCCGGTGCCGCAAAGCTGGGAAGACCTCACCAAGCCGATCTATCGCGGCATGATCGTGATGCCGGATCCCGGCTCATCGGGCACGGGTCTTCTGACCATATCGGCCTGGTTGCAGATGTGGGGTGAAGCCAAAGGCTGGGACTATATGAATAGGCTCGATAAGAACATCGCCCAATATGTCCATTCCGGCTCCAAACCCTGCAAGGATGCGGCGCGCGGTGAAATCCCCATCGGCCTTTCCTTTGATTTCCGTGCGGCCAAAACCAAAGGCGAGGGCGCGCCTATCGAGATCGTCATTCCCAAAGAGGGGACGGGCTGGGATATTGAAGCCTCTGCCATCATCGCCGGAACCAAGCATTCTAAAGAAGCCGAGGCTTTCATGGATTGGGCGATGTCGGCCGATGCCATGCGGGTTTATGCCAAAAGCTTTGCCGTGGTCGCGGTGCCCAAGCTTGCCGCGCCGGTGACCAATTTGCCTAGCGATCTGCCTTCGCGCCTTGCCAAAGCGGATCTCAATTGGCTTGCCCAAAATCGCACGCGCGTCATCGATACCTGGTCTGCACGATACGCCGCGCATAAGGCGCCCACGCCATGAACGCGCATCAGGCCATTGCCGCAGAGCCTTTGCTGAAGCTGACCGGAATCAGCAAACGCTTCGGCCATCAGGATGTTCTGAAAGATGTGACGCTAGATGTTGAAGCGGGGTCCTTCACCTGTCTGGTGGGGCCGTCCGGTTGCGGCAAAACCACATTGCTGCGGGTTCTCTGTGGACTCGAAACGACCGAGCAGGGTGCCATTCTATGCGGTGGCCGGGATATCACATTCAGCTCTGCGGCTTCTCGCAATATGGGGTTGGTGTTTCAATCCTATGCGCTGTTTCCCAATCTGACGGTGGCGCGCAACATCGCTTACGGCTTGCCGCGCGGCTGGAGCCGCCGCCAGATCCAGGATCGTGTGGACGCGCTGCTGGATACGGTGGGGCTCGCCGGTTTTGCCAAGCGCAAACCCGAAGAACTTTCCGGCGGTCAGCAGCAGCGTGTTGCGATTGCCCGTGCTTTGGCGCCAGAACCAAGCGTACTCCTCCTGGACGAACCTTTATCGGCCTTGGATGCGCAATTGCGTGTTCAGTTGCGCAGCGAGCTTAAGTCTTTGCAGCAGCGTCTTGGGGTGACCACCGTGATGGTGACCCATGACCAAAGCGAAGCTTTGGCGGTTGCCGATCGTATTGCGCTCATGGAGCAAGGCCGCATTGTGCAGGCGGGGTCACCCTTTGAGCTCTATTGTCATCCTAAAAGCCGTTTCGTTGCGAACTTCCTCGGACGCATGAATTTTCTCGCGGCTAAGGTCCTTGCCGCAGGTGTAGTGCAGCTCGCCAGCGGCTTTTCCTTTCCGGCCGATACGGGCCCCATTTTGCCGGGGGTAGACATCGATCTGGGCATTCGCCCGGAAGACGTCGCGCTCGCCGAAGATGGCGCAGGCGTTGCACTCACCTTGCGTGTGCAGCGCCGCGAATTTTTGGGCAGCACGATGCGCTTGGAAGCCGTGGAACCGCAATCAGGGGCCATGCTCGCGTTGGACCTGCCGCAACGCCTTGGCCGATCCCATATAGAGGGGGCGGAGCTTCAGATCTTTCTGCCCGCGTCACGCCTGCATATCTTCCCGGCGGGTGCGCGTTGATGGCGCGTTTTCGCCTCTCTCTCGCGGCTCTTGTACTGGCGTGTCTCGTCTTGGCCGCAATGATCGCGGTGGCACTGCCCTTAGGGATTTTGGTCTATCGCAGTTTTTCCGGCCCGGATGGTTTCACGCTGGCCCATTACGCCGCGTATATCAAAACGCCCGGGCTTCTCACCGCGCTAGTCAACACCGCTTTTCTGGGCGGTGCGACTGTCGCTTTGGTCGTGCCGCTGGCTTTTGCATTTGCCTATGGCTTGGAGCGTGCGTTATTGCCGGGCAAAGCCATACTTTCGGCCATGGCCGCGGTACCGCTTCTGGTGCCTTCGCTTCTGCCAGCTTTGGTGCTGATTTATCTCTTCGGCCGCCAAGGGATTTTGACGCCACTCCTGGGCGGCGCGAATATCTACGGCTTTCCCGGCGTGCTCTTCGCGGATGCCATCGCCACGCTGCCGCATGCGATCATTATTTTGCGCACCGCGCTCAGAAACGCCGATGCGCGGCTTTATGAGCAGGCGACGCTGCTGGGGGCGGGCAGTTGGCGTAAATTCTGGACCATCACCATTCCCTCCGCGCGCTATGGCTTGGTTTCGTCGGCGTTGGTCGTATTTGCTTTGACCATCACCGATATCGGCGCGCCAAAAGTCATTGGCGGCGATTTCGATGTCCTGGCAATCGTTATCTATAAGCAAGTTCTGGGGCAGCAGAATTTCGAGCTTGGCGCGGTCGCTGCGATACTGTTGATGCTGCCGAGCTTCCTTGCCATTCTGTTCGAGCGTGCGGCTGCTAAGCGCCATGCGGCTTCGGTATCGGCGCGCGCTAAGCGCCTCTCGCCTGTGCGCCATAAGCTGCGCGATCGCCTTGTGGGGCTGGTGTGCTATAGCCTCGCAGGGGGGATTGGCCTTTTCTTGGCAGTCTGCCAGTTGGTGGCACTGGTGCGTCTCTGGCCTTACGATTTGTCGCTGACCACGGCGCATTACGGGCTTGATCGTTATGATGGCGGTGGCTGGGATGCGGTGACAAATTCCGTCATACTGGCTGGGGCGACAGCGCTTTGCGGCACCGCGATTGCGTTTCTGGGCGCTTATATTTCAGAGCGGATGAAAGAGGCAGCATTCCTGCGTGGCCTATTTTCGCGCATCGCCTTGCTTCCGGCGGCTGTGCCGGGATTAGCTCTCGGCCTTGCCTATGTGTTGTTTTTCAACGCTCCGGCCAATCCGTTGCATATTATCTATGGCTCCGTGGCGCTGCTTCTTATCGCCAATATCACGCATTTCTATACCGTGGCGCATTTGAGTGCCGTAGGCGCGGTGAAAGCGTTGGATAAGGAGCTAGAGCCTGTCGCCCAAAGCCTTGGCCGCAGCCGTTTCAGTGTCTTGCGTCTTGTTGCTCTGCCGGTTTCAGCGCCGGTGCTGATGGAAATCGCGCTTTATCTCTTCGTCAACGCCATGACCACGGTGTCGGTGGTGATGTTCCTCTATCCGCCGGGTTTCAAGCTCGCAGCCGTAGCGGTGCTCAATATGGATGACGCAGGCGATCTCGCGCCCGCTGCAGCCATGGGCATGGTGATTTTCTATGTGAATTTGGCCGCGCGCATTCTGGGGCATTGGCTCTTTGCACAGCGTGGCCGTTTCAACCGCCCGGAAATTCTCGTGAGTGAGGCCGCCGCATGATAGAGCCGCTCAAAATGGTGGTCTTTGATTGGGCCGGAACCATGATTGATTTCGGCTGCACCGCGCCGGTGAAAGCCATGCAGGCGGCGCTGGCTGAAGAAGGTCTCTCAATCGGCGAAGAGATTATCCGCGCCGATATGGGCCTTGCCAAAAAAGATCATGTGCGGTGTTTGCTGGGCCGGCTCTCCGACAGGTGGCGTGAGCTCCATGGCCGTCTGCCTGAGGAGATGGATGTCGAACGGATTCACCGCCGTCTCGAACCTTTGATTGCGGCTGCGGCGGTGGAAGCCTCTCAACTCATCTCCGGTGCGGCGGAGACCTACAGCGCTTTGTGCGCGGCCGGGCTTCGTATCGGTTCGACCACGGGATATTCCGCCGCGACTATGGGGCCAGTCATTGCCCGCGCGGGAGCGCAAGGCTATCGACCAGATGCAGTGATGTGTGCGGGTGATACGCGCGCCGGGCGGCCAAGCCCGTTGATGATATATCGTCTTGCGGCTGATCTCGGCATCTGGCCGATGCAGCATATCGTCAAGGTCGATGATGCGCCCTCAGGCATTGCCGAAGGGGTGAATGCGGGCGCGTGGAGCATTGGTGTCGCTGCCTCTGGCAATGGCGTTGGCCTTTCCTTCGAAGAATTGATGGCTCTGCCGCAACAGGAGCGGCTGGTCAAAATCGCTGCTGCGCGCCGCGCACTTGAATTGGCCGGGGCGCATTATGTCATTGAGACGGTCGCTGATCTTATGCCGGTGCTGCACCATATTGCCGCCCGGCTCAGGGTTGGTGCGCGTCCGTAAACTTCTCAACACACGGCATTGGGATGACCCAGGATATTTTCGATTTCGCCGAAGGCGACACCAATCTCAGCCCCAACAAGACGGGTTGGCTGAAGGATCATGTCAGTGCTGAGGCGCGGGGCTTGCTCGAGGAAGATGCGCGCTGGTTTATCCATCAATCTCTCTCCACGCCCTGCCTGGATGCGATCGCGGGCGCCGAAGGCATTTATCTCATCAACACGGACGGGCGGCGCATCATGGATTTCCATGGCAATGCCGCGCATCATGTTGGCTATGGTCATCCGCGCGTTGTGCAGGCCATGCGCGAGCAGATCGAGACATTGCCATTTTGCCCGCGGCGCTACACCAATGCGCCGGCGATTTCGCTGGCCGCGAAACTTGCGTCTTTGGCGCCCGGGGATTTGAGCAAAATCCTCTTTGCGCCAGGTGGTACCAGCGCCATCGGTATGGCCTTGAAGCTCGCGCGCCATGTTACGGGCCGCCACAAGACCGTTTCGATGTGGGATTCCTTTCACGGCGCTTCGCTCGATGCGATCTCCGTAGGTGGGGAAGCGCAGTTTCGCCGCGGCGCAGGTCCGCTTCTTCCGGGCACGGAGCATGTCCCGCCTCCCTCGCTGGCCCGGCGTTTTTTTGGCGATGATGCGGAAGCTCCGCTCCGGCTAGCCGATTATATCGACTATGTTCTGGGCGTGCAGGGTGATGTTGGCGCGGTGATTGCCGAACCGATGCGCTGGACCACGGTTGAGCCGCCGCCGCCCGGATTTTGGCAGCGCGTGCGCCAAAGCTGTGATCGCCACGGGGCTCTGTTGATCTTTGATGAAATCCCAAGCGGTCTTGGCCGCAGCGGCACTATGTTCGTGACGGAACAGACGGGTGTTGTCCCCGACATGCTGGTGCTGGGAAAAGGTCTTGGCGGCGGCATTTTCCCGTTGGCGGCGTTGATCGCTCGTGGCGATCTTGATGCGGTGTCAGATCGCGCTATCGGGCATTACACCCATGAAAAAAGTCCCGTGGGATGCGCGGCGGCGCTCGCAACATTGTCGGTGATCGAAGAGGAGGGGCTGGTCGCCAAAGCGGCTGATCTTGGCGCGTGGGCGCTCGATGATTTGCGTCGGCGTGTGGGCGCTCTTCCCGGTGTGCGCGCGGTACGCGGGTTGGGGCTTTATTTCGGCATCGAAGTTGAGAGTGCCGCGCGGGCCGATAGCGCAATGTATCGCTCCCTGGAACGCTGCCTCAGTTTCAAGATTGGCGGCGGCAATGTCATCACGCTCTGTCCGCCGCTGACGATCAGCGAAGCCGAACTGGCACAAGCATTCGATATTGTGACGGATGTCTTGCGCAACGAGGCTTAATCTTCTTGCCTGTTTGTGTGGGTATTTTGCCGCGGTAACGGCGATATCCAAAAAACTCCACATCACTGTCATACAGCGCGCCTAGCCTTCGCGCTGCATATAAAGGGTGAGGGCACGCTATGGCCGAAGGATCACGTAGAGGTTTTATCAAGCTTGCAACTGCTTCATTGGGCGCTGGTGCGGCGATGGCTATGCTTCCGCCGTCGATCCAGAAGGCCTTGGCTGTCGCGCCGAACCGCAAGACCGGCACCATCAAGGATGTCGAGCATGTGATCATCCTGATGCAGGAAAACCGTTCCTTCGATCACTATTTCGGCACGCTGCGCGGCGTGCGCGGCTTTTCCGATCCGCATCCGATCACGCTTCCTGGGGGCAAGCCGGTGTGGCAGCAGCCTGATGCGAAAGGCAAACCGCTGTCGCCGTTCCATTTTGACACCAAGGCGACCGATGCGCTGGTTGTGCCCAGCACCGATCATAGCTGGAAGAAAAGCCACGACGCCTGGAAGCATCATGACGCCTGGGTGCAAAAGAAAGGTCCGATGACCATGGGCTATTTCACCCGCGAGGATCTGCCTTTCCATTACGCGCTCGCGGATGCCTTCACCATTTGCGACAACTATCATTGCTCGGTGTTCGGCCCCACCAATCCCAACCGCCTGTTCCTCTGGACAGGAACCAGCGGCGTGAATGCGGGTAATGACGGCGAACAGGCCATCACGAATCCGGATGGTGAAAGCAATGGCACGGCCGATGCCGCGCTCGACTCCAAATCCTTCAAGGCCTGGGAATGGACCACCTATGCCGAGCGGCTGGAAGCAGCAGGGATCAGTTGGAAGGTCTATCAGGAATACGATAATTTCGACGATAATCCGCTGACCTATTTCAAGAACTTCCGCTTCATCGATAAGAACTCCAACCTCTATAAGCGCGGGCGCACTTATGCGGCAGGGTCCAATCCGGACACCAAGCTGACCTCGCGTGGTGAATATCTGTTGGCGGAGATGGAAGCGGCGCTGAAGAAGGGTGAGTTCCCGCAGGTGAGCTGGATCGTTACCTCGGCGCTCCTCAGTGAACATCCCGCGACCTCATCGCCCGCCTATGGCGAGGAATTCATCTCCAAGCTGCTCGGCCTTTTGGCTGCCTATCCCGATATCTGGTCGAAGACGGTTCTCTTTGTCAATTTCGATGAGAATGACGGGCTTTTCGACCACATGCCAATTCCGATACCCGCGCCGACGGCGGATATCGGCAAGAGCACGGTCGCGGCGACCGGCGAAGTCTATCATGGCGTGCCTTTCGGGCTCGGCCCGCGCGTACCGATGTTTGTCATCTCGCCTTGGACCAAGGGCGGATTTGTCAATTCGCAGCTCTTTGATCACAGCTCTGTTTTGCGCTTCCTGGAGCAGCGCTTCGGGGTGACGGAAACCAACATCACGCCTTGGCGCCGTGCGGTGTGCGGCGATCTCACCTCTGCCTTCGATTTTTCGAAAGCCGAGGAGCCGTGGGACGTCATTCTGCCCGACACCTCCGATTACTCGCAGCGTGTCGAAGCGGCAAAGAAGTTGCCGAAAACCACGCCGGTGCATGACGCGCCGCTGCCGCGCCAGGAAAAAGGCCAGCGTTTGGCGCGGCCGCTGCCTTATGCGCTGTCCTGCGACGCCAAGATTGAGAACGGAAAATTCGTTCTTCGCATGAGAAATACCGGCACTGCGGGTGCCTGCTTCATTGCTTACGCCGAAGGCCAGAAGGACGGGCCGTGGTTCTACACCGTGGAAGCGGGCAAGACGCTGGAGGATGAGATCGCGGTGAAAGGAAAATATCACTTCACCGTGCATGGTCCGAACGGCTTCTTCCGTGCCTATCAGGGCGAGGCGGGGGAAAGCCCGGTTCTCGCCGAATTGTCGGCCGATGCGGACGCTGTGGTTCTCACGCTGCGCAACACTTCAGCCAAGAATATTCCGGTCACCGTGGTGGATGACTATGCCTCGGGCAATGCGCATGTGCTTTCGCTTCTTGCCGGACAGACCATTCAGGACCGTTGGGAGATCGCAGCCCATGACCACTGGTATGATCTTTCCATCACGGCCGGGGCACAGCGCCTGCGCTTCTCTGGCCATGTCGAAACCGGCAAGGTCAGCCGCAGTGATCCCGCGCTCGGCTAGGCGCGATGATTAAGCGGCTTTGTATATGGTCGCTGCTGGTTGGCGCGCTGTCGGTTTCCGCCGCGCCTGACGGCAGCG encodes:
- a CDS encoding putative 2-aminoethylphosphonate ABC transporter substrate-binding protein, with translation MKFSGIVICAMALLLGGCQEQKHKLVVYTAAEADQLPAYEAAFHKAHPEIELVWVRDSTGVVTAKLLAEKNAPQADVVFALAASSLLQLDAEKMLQPYTPRGEPGRDARFNDPRTPPHWSGEALWSSAICVNTVEIAKRNVPVPQSWEDLTKPIYRGMIVMPDPGSSGTGLLTISAWLQMWGEAKGWDYMNRLDKNIAQYVHSGSKPCKDAARGEIPIGLSFDFRAAKTKGEGAPIEIVIPKEGTGWDIEASAIIAGTKHSKEAEAFMDWAMSADAMRVYAKSFAVVAVPKLAAPVTNLPSDLPSRLAKADLNWLAQNRTRVIDTWSARYAAHKAPTP
- the phnX gene encoding phosphonoacetaldehyde hydrolase — its product is MIEPLKMVVFDWAGTMIDFGCTAPVKAMQAALAEEGLSIGEEIIRADMGLAKKDHVRCLLGRLSDRWRELHGRLPEEMDVERIHRRLEPLIAAAAVEASQLISGAAETYSALCAAGLRIGSTTGYSAATMGPVIARAGAQGYRPDAVMCAGDTRAGRPSPLMIYRLAADLGIWPMQHIVKVDDAPSGIAEGVNAGAWSIGVAASGNGVGLSFEELMALPQQERLVKIAAARRALELAGAHYVIETVADLMPVLHHIAARLRVGARP
- a CDS encoding ABC transporter ATP-binding protein, with protein sequence MNAHQAIAAEPLLKLTGISKRFGHQDVLKDVTLDVEAGSFTCLVGPSGCGKTTLLRVLCGLETTEQGAILCGGRDITFSSAASRNMGLVFQSYALFPNLTVARNIAYGLPRGWSRRQIQDRVDALLDTVGLAGFAKRKPEELSGGQQQRVAIARALAPEPSVLLLDEPLSALDAQLRVQLRSELKSLQQRLGVTTVMVTHDQSEALAVADRIALMEQGRIVQAGSPFELYCHPKSRFVANFLGRMNFLAAKVLAAGVVQLASGFSFPADTGPILPGVDIDLGIRPEDVALAEDGAGVALTLRVQRREFLGSTMRLEAVEPQSGAMLALDLPQRLGRSHIEGAELQIFLPASRLHIFPAGAR
- a CDS encoding putative 2-aminoethylphosphonate ABC transporter permease subunit, with translation MARFRLSLAALVLACLVLAAMIAVALPLGILVYRSFSGPDGFTLAHYAAYIKTPGLLTALVNTAFLGGATVALVVPLAFAFAYGLERALLPGKAILSAMAAVPLLVPSLLPALVLIYLFGRQGILTPLLGGANIYGFPGVLFADAIATLPHAIIILRTALRNADARLYEQATLLGAGSWRKFWTITIPSARYGLVSSALVVFALTITDIGAPKVIGGDFDVLAIVIYKQVLGQQNFELGAVAAILLMLPSFLAILFERAAAKRHAASVSARAKRLSPVRHKLRDRLVGLVCYSLAGGIGLFLAVCQLVALVRLWPYDLSLTTAHYGLDRYDGGGWDAVTNSVILAGATALCGTAIAFLGAYISERMKEAAFLRGLFSRIALLPAAVPGLALGLAYVLFFNAPANPLHIIYGSVALLLIANITHFYTVAHLSAVGAVKALDKELEPVAQSLGRSRFSVLRLVALPVSAPVLMEIALYLFVNAMTTVSVVMFLYPPGFKLAAVAVLNMDDAGDLAPAAAMGMVIFYVNLAARILGHWLFAQRGRFNRPEILVSEAAA
- the pbfA gene encoding (R)-1-hydroxy-2-aminoethylphosphonate ammonia-lyase → MTQDIFDFAEGDTNLSPNKTGWLKDHVSAEARGLLEEDARWFIHQSLSTPCLDAIAGAEGIYLINTDGRRIMDFHGNAAHHVGYGHPRVVQAMREQIETLPFCPRRYTNAPAISLAAKLASLAPGDLSKILFAPGGTSAIGMALKLARHVTGRHKTVSMWDSFHGASLDAISVGGEAQFRRGAGPLLPGTEHVPPPSLARRFFGDDAEAPLRLADYIDYVLGVQGDVGAVIAEPMRWTTVEPPPPGFWQRVRQSCDRHGALLIFDEIPSGLGRSGTMFVTEQTGVVPDMLVLGKGLGGGIFPLAALIARGDLDAVSDRAIGHYTHEKSPVGCAAALATLSVIEEEGLVAKAADLGAWALDDLRRRVGALPGVRAVRGLGLYFGIEVESAARADSAMYRSLERCLSFKIGGGNVITLCPPLTISEAELAQAFDIVTDVLRNEA